In Candidatus Babeliales bacterium, one DNA window encodes the following:
- a CDS encoding BamA/TamA family outer membrane protein, with the protein MNQSLFWHQVVVSIFLLCSFGAQAQEESLVVFSNNIIDIEIIKNVFTTNVTVEEISFESDVAFQREEFLHLLGFSKGDNIHQNQIIAALERFAKKNKFLTIKMNVVTGENGVHLHFVFESEWTFKKIKLHHVYQGKHLFQQFYLMERGDVFEESKHNHSIVRIKGFLKNSGYFNRRVSSSLEYDYHTKEVIAHISIKKGKCFSFGSVDVAIISEDGIYDEGEDLRKVVCKKLSHALSSHSFTKDQLNSQVRILKDYLAKKGFLHSAIACKEEIDYRRALVNLTLKITIHQKREIVFFGHRFFSKKELLDKILDFGQSVWLLPASLLAEEIVRAYKDKGFLSVEVVTQEEKERSFFVIKEGSRAVIKAIEIKNGTNIDQAVIKKQCFGKLLKHSYYDAQLYDEAVSLLTNFYFGQGFLSFIVIAHDCVPTDVENEFVLVATVDEGGKKYVTNSVVEGYPEFDQQGPFKKSNSVEPTLFDIKIVEEQRTWLVKHFQSLGYLHPRLKPVIDSNPSYVGTSLEIPQNEYVSITWIVDPGEKVHFGKTIVLGSSSFPFSYIEHFLFYTEGELWDQARIKRSFRALKDLEIFETIHFAADHSDSSEDKPILLKLHLDDRYEVRARAGLELQHVRKYQTFSGVTYKIGGTTIIKNPTNCADQLRFDCDFARSHREIVGRYRRPWYTKNPFFTTFQVYSIVYDQPGFRVDSSVNDIYTVIQNGFFVGLQKKTQHLDVGWNNGCEWMKLHIKDDEEQLSFAQAIDFKPQLIDKTVPFFFTEPTIMVERLDNALNPTHGGVGLFSLKMMLPLVHKYRDSFFFKALFEQSFFVPIKSVVAALRFRCGHIFYREFSGIMPSERFYLGGSHSLRGYEADLAPPLGVFVDDNGKQHVVPKGGRTMMNANIELRFPVWKKIGGVIFQDIGALSGTMFADFRTQDILAATGFGLRIFTPLGPLRFDIGWRWRKQLAIERSFAWFLTFGQAF; encoded by the coding sequence ATGAATCAATCGCTCTTTTGGCACCAGGTAGTCGTCTCTATTTTCTTGCTGTGTTCTTTTGGTGCTCAAGCTCAAGAGGAAAGTTTAGTTGTTTTTTCCAACAATATTATAGATATAGAGATCATTAAAAATGTTTTCACAACGAACGTTACTGTTGAAGAGATTTCTTTTGAATCAGATGTTGCATTTCAGCGGGAAGAGTTTTTGCACTTACTTGGGTTTAGTAAGGGAGACAATATACATCAAAACCAAATCATTGCCGCGCTTGAGCGCTTTGCTAAAAAGAACAAATTTCTTACAATAAAAATGAATGTTGTTACCGGTGAAAATGGTGTTCATTTACATTTTGTTTTTGAAAGTGAATGGACTTTTAAAAAAATTAAACTTCATCATGTGTATCAAGGCAAACATCTTTTTCAGCAATTCTATCTTATGGAGCGAGGAGATGTTTTTGAAGAATCAAAACATAATCATTCTATTGTCAGAATAAAAGGTTTTTTGAAGAACAGTGGTTATTTTAATCGCAGAGTTTCAAGTAGCCTTGAGTATGATTATCACACAAAAGAAGTGATAGCACATATTTCTATAAAAAAAGGTAAGTGTTTTTCTTTTGGTTCCGTTGACGTTGCAATAATCAGTGAAGATGGAATATATGATGAAGGGGAAGATTTACGTAAAGTTGTGTGCAAAAAACTTTCGCATGCATTATCGTCACATTCTTTTACCAAAGATCAGTTGAATTCCCAGGTGCGAATATTAAAAGATTATCTGGCAAAAAAGGGTTTTTTGCACAGTGCCATTGCATGCAAAGAAGAAATCGATTATCGACGCGCACTGGTTAATCTCACGTTAAAAATCACAATACATCAAAAGAGAGAAATTGTTTTTTTTGGGCATCGTTTTTTTTCAAAAAAAGAGTTACTTGATAAAATTTTAGATTTTGGCCAATCAGTGTGGTTGTTGCCAGCTTCTTTGTTGGCGGAAGAAATAGTGCGAGCGTATAAAGATAAAGGGTTTTTGAGTGTAGAGGTAGTGACTCAGGAAGAAAAAGAACGTTCTTTTTTTGTGATTAAAGAGGGTTCTCGTGCCGTTATTAAAGCGATTGAAATAAAAAATGGAACAAATATAGATCAGGCTGTTATAAAAAAACAGTGTTTTGGTAAGTTGCTTAAACATTCTTATTATGATGCGCAACTCTATGATGAAGCGGTGAGTCTTTTAACCAATTTTTATTTTGGGCAAGGATTTCTTTCTTTTATTGTTATTGCTCATGACTGTGTTCCAACAGATGTTGAGAATGAATTCGTACTCGTTGCAACAGTTGATGAAGGCGGTAAAAAATATGTTACTAATTCTGTGGTTGAAGGGTATCCTGAATTTGATCAGCAAGGACCTTTCAAAAAGAGTAATTCCGTTGAGCCCACTCTGTTCGATATTAAAATTGTTGAAGAGCAGCGGACATGGTTGGTAAAACATTTCCAATCTTTGGGATATTTGCATCCTCGTCTTAAGCCAGTGATAGACTCTAACCCCAGCTACGTTGGAACTTCATTGGAAATTCCTCAAAATGAATATGTATCTATCACGTGGATTGTTGATCCGGGCGAAAAAGTTCATTTTGGAAAAACAATTGTACTTGGTAGTTCATCGTTTCCTTTTTCTTATATTGAACATTTTCTTTTTTATACGGAAGGAGAGCTGTGGGACCAGGCACGTATAAAACGATCTTTTAGAGCGCTCAAAGATTTAGAAATTTTTGAAACAATCCATTTTGCAGCAGATCATAGTGACAGCAGTGAAGATAAGCCAATTCTTCTTAAGTTACATCTTGATGATCGATATGAAGTGCGAGCACGTGCTGGTCTTGAATTGCAGCATGTGCGTAAATATCAAACGTTTTCTGGTGTGACATATAAAATTGGTGGAACTACGATTATTAAAAATCCAACTAATTGTGCAGATCAATTGCGATTCGATTGTGATTTTGCTCGCTCGCATCGGGAAATTGTTGGGCGCTATCGCCGGCCGTGGTACACAAAAAATCCCTTTTTTACCACGTTCCAAGTTTATAGTATTGTGTACGATCAACCAGGTTTTAGGGTAGATAGTAGTGTGAATGATATTTATACCGTTATACAGAATGGTTTTTTTGTTGGGTTGCAAAAAAAAACGCAGCATCTTGATGTTGGCTGGAATAATGGCTGTGAGTGGATGAAGTTACACATCAAAGATGATGAAGAACAGTTATCGTTTGCGCAGGCAATTGATTTTAAGCCTCAGCTGATTGATAAAACTGTTCCATTTTTTTTTACTGAACCAACAATAATGGTTGAGCGTCTTGATAATGCACTCAATCCAACGCACGGTGGGGTGGGATTATTTTCATTAAAGATGATGCTCCCTTTGGTGCACAAATATAGAGATTCATTTTTTTTCAAAGCATTATTTGAACAATCATTTTTTGTCCCAATAAAATCAGTTGTCGCTGCATTACGTTTTCGGTGTGGACATATTTTTTACCGCGAATTTTCTGGTATTATGCCATCGGAACGTTTTTACTTGGGCGGATCCCATTCGTTGCGTGGATATGAGGCAGATCTTGCACCACCACTTGGCGTATTTGTTGATGATAATGGCAAACAGCATGTGGTACCCAAAGGTGGCAGAACGATGATGAATGCCAATATAGAATTGCGCTTTCCGGTGTGGAAAAAAATAGGCGGCGTGATTTTTCAAGATATCGGTGCGCTGAGCGGCACCATGTTTGCCGATTTCAGAACCCAGGATATTTTGGCTGCAACCGGGTTTGGGTTGCGTATTTTTACCCCGCTGGGACCGTTGCGTTTTGACATTGGCTGGCGCTGGCGCAAGCAGTTGGCAATAGAACGCTCTTTCGCTTGGTTTTTAACATTTGGGCAGGCGTTTTAA
- a CDS encoding spermidine/putrescine ABC transporter substrate-binding protein: MKRASLGLFIQISILCFWMIIILAFLYVGRLTQYIGKGKNINVLVWGQVLDKEFLSDFEKETGIHVNMSYFENNEELFVKLQSSSNHDYDVVMPSDWAAQLMIQNGLIKKLDRNKIQAWDSLYPALCNHYFDPNNDYTIPFYWSLFGLGVDARYWKGNAIPTTWGLIFDERIMPERISTVEDIRELVSIAALYLFGRYEQLAMHEIEQIKSLLLQQKPHVEIYTDSRPEYVLASGVVPVVVSWFGDFLKIMRKFDYIEFIVPKEGAFAVIDSFAITAATKKDDLIYPFINYLFRKDIVKKYVDKFDFFPAVHVEVEYDERFAQLTEPTRELFSNINFFKNVVSKDVLNDVLITLKS; the protein is encoded by the coding sequence ATGAAGCGCGCATCATTAGGTCTATTCATTCAAATAAGTATTCTTTGTTTTTGGATGATTATTATTTTGGCCTTTTTATATGTTGGACGATTGACACAATATATTGGTAAGGGGAAAAATATTAATGTACTTGTGTGGGGACAGGTGCTTGATAAAGAATTTTTGTCTGACTTTGAAAAAGAAACGGGAATTCATGTCAACATGAGTTACTTTGAAAATAATGAAGAACTCTTTGTTAAATTACAATCGAGTAGTAACCATGATTATGATGTGGTGATGCCGTCAGATTGGGCAGCACAATTAATGATCCAAAATGGATTGATCAAAAAACTTGATCGCAATAAAATACAAGCGTGGGATAGTTTATATCCTGCTTTGTGCAACCATTATTTTGATCCTAATAATGACTATACCATTCCTTTTTATTGGTCATTGTTTGGCTTGGGTGTTGATGCTCGTTATTGGAAAGGCAATGCTATTCCTACCACATGGGGATTGATTTTTGATGAACGTATTATGCCAGAACGTATTAGTACTGTTGAGGACATTCGTGAATTGGTCTCCATAGCAGCATTATATTTATTTGGACGGTATGAACAACTTGCTATGCATGAAATCGAACAGATTAAATCTTTGTTGTTACAACAAAAACCACATGTTGAAATTTATACTGATTCTCGCCCTGAGTATGTGTTGGCGTCTGGCGTGGTACCCGTGGTTGTTTCATGGTTTGGTGATTTTTTAAAGATTATGCGCAAATTTGATTACATTGAATTTATTGTACCAAAAGAAGGTGCGTTTGCGGTGATTGACTCATTTGCTATAACCGCCGCTACTAAAAAGGATGATTTAATTTATCCATTTATTAATTATCTGTTCCGTAAAGACATTGTGAAAAAATATGTCGATAAATTTGATTTCTTTCCTGCCGTGCACGTTGAAGTTGAATATGATGAACGCTTTGCACAACTAACTGAGCCAACGCGAGAACTCTTTTCAAATATTAACTTCTTTAAAAATGTTGTCTCAAAAGATGTTCTTAACGATGTTTTAATCACACTCAAGTCGTGA
- a CDS encoding ribosome-binding factor A, with product MSKQQQEIKRAQKESYFFREISNLFLQITIDEPRLSGLYISRISLSSDGGTCVILFLASNGKAEFEEKRSILVLYKASLRTSLAKTSHGRYTPKLIFRYDEDHEKAERINRLIDKLKDEGKL from the coding sequence ATGAGCAAACAACAGCAAGAAATAAAACGAGCACAAAAAGAATCGTATTTTTTTAGAGAAATTTCTAATCTATTTCTCCAAATTACCATCGATGAACCACGCCTCAGTGGATTATATATCAGCAGAATAAGCCTTTCCTCTGACGGTGGAACATGCGTTATTTTATTTCTTGCCTCCAACGGCAAAGCTGAGTTCGAAGAAAAACGATCTATTCTAGTACTTTATAAAGCTTCGCTACGCACATCTTTAGCAAAAACATCTCATGGCCGCTACACACCAAAATTGATTTTCCGCTATGATGAAGATCATGAAAAAGCAGAAAGAATCAATCGTCTGATTGATAAGTTAAAAGATGAAGGAAAATTATAA
- the rpsU gene encoding 30S ribosomal protein S21, with amino-acid sequence MSKRSNIEISVSGHIDKALRQLKKKIEREGIVRDMKRTVYFESTTQKRRKRLVRAIKQNMMRMITNGTAPKD; translated from the coding sequence ATGTCAAAACGATCAAACATCGAAATTTCTGTCAGTGGACACATCGATAAAGCTCTCAGACAATTAAAAAAGAAAATAGAACGCGAAGGTATCGTACGCGATATGAAACGTACTGTTTACTTTGAATCAACAACACAAAAAAGAAGAAAACGCCTTGTTCGCGCTATCAAACAAAACATGATGCGCATGATCACCAACGGCACTGCACCTAAAGACTAA
- a CDS encoding ABC transporter ATP-binding protein: MREICFQNVTKRYNGEIIVDNLSLTIPGGTFFALLGPSGSGKTTLLRLIAGLEQVDSGSIFLGDEDITHMPIYQRRVNTVFQNYALFPHMDVFDNVAYSLSISNVPENVIEEKVVKILKTVGLDKHIYKSINNLSGGQKQRVALARAVINEPDVLLLDEPLAALDLKLREKMLIELIDLQATLKTTFVYVTHDQFEALTVADHMAIMNDDGEIEQVGTPKEIYEFPVSTFVAAFVGTTNLLKGVLHVNDGAYKIEFPGLGIFDVVGSKEKEWMRNGNTIFMSIRPEKIEISKTPMTGFSNELQATVQSIVYHGRSTQYNVRLQNGEVIQVFEQNEEHFPQEIIDYDDHVFLYWQKENVVLLEK; encoded by the coding sequence ATGAGGGAGATTTGTTTCCAAAATGTTACCAAACGTTATAATGGCGAAATTATAGTAGATAACCTTTCATTGACCATACCGGGAGGTACATTTTTTGCACTTCTTGGTCCAAGTGGCAGCGGAAAAACAACGCTTTTGCGCTTAATCGCTGGCTTAGAACAAGTTGATAGTGGATCAATTTTTTTGGGTGATGAAGATATTACTCATATGCCTATTTATCAGCGTCGAGTAAATACGGTTTTTCAAAATTATGCACTTTTCCCTCACATGGATGTGTTTGATAACGTTGCGTATAGCTTATCTATCAGCAATGTACCAGAAAATGTTATCGAAGAAAAAGTTGTTAAAATATTAAAAACAGTTGGCCTTGATAAACATATCTATAAATCTATCAACAATCTTTCTGGTGGACAAAAACAACGAGTTGCGCTTGCACGTGCGGTAATTAATGAACCAGATGTTCTATTGCTCGATGAACCACTTGCTGCATTAGATTTAAAATTACGTGAAAAAATGTTGATTGAGCTCATTGATTTACAAGCTACGCTCAAAACCACATTTGTATACGTTACGCATGATCAATTTGAAGCATTAACGGTTGCCGATCACATGGCAATTATGAATGATGATGGAGAAATTGAACAAGTGGGTACGCCAAAAGAAATTTACGAATTTCCAGTAAGTACATTTGTGGCTGCATTTGTTGGTACAACTAATTTACTTAAAGGCGTATTGCATGTTAATGATGGTGCGTACAAAATAGAATTTCCTGGTCTTGGCATATTTGATGTTGTCGGATCAAAAGAGAAAGAGTGGATGCGCAATGGCAACACTATTTTTATGAGCATACGTCCTGAAAAAATTGAAATTAGCAAAACGCCAATGACTGGCTTTTCTAATGAATTGCAGGCAACGGTGCAGTCAATTGTGTACCATGGACGTTCAACGCAATATAATGTTCGGTTACAAAATGGCGAAGTGATTCAGGTATTTGAACAGAACGAAGAACATTTCCCGCAAGAAATTATTGATTATGATGATCATGTATTTTTATATTGGCAAAAAGAAAATGTGGTGTTACTTGAAAAATGA
- a CDS encoding ABC transporter permease: MKRFSSYCMPLAVAALYLFLYLPIFVLVIFSFNNNAFTHNWLGFTTHWYADLFASTEVWHALKNSLLIAGASVALSLTLGSTFIFFGSRATVNRLLLLFYGSLAMPEIVLAVGLLSLFSFFSVSLGATTLVVGHTLLGLGYVIPILHGRFVELDVNLIEASYDLGATKRQTFFKIVLPLLAPALIAAGLLVFIISLDDFIISFFCAGASVQTLPLYIFTVIRTGASPMLNALSTIMLIISSLLVIVFSLLHVKKVRIPK; encoded by the coding sequence GTGAAAAGATTTTCATCATATTGTATGCCACTTGCGGTAGCAGCATTGTATCTTTTTTTGTATCTTCCCATTTTTGTGTTGGTGATTTTTTCTTTTAATAACAATGCATTTACTCATAATTGGCTTGGATTTACAACGCATTGGTATGCAGATCTTTTTGCTTCAACAGAAGTATGGCATGCGCTTAAAAATTCTTTGTTGATAGCTGGAGCTTCAGTTGCATTAAGTTTAACGCTTGGATCTACATTTATATTTTTTGGGTCACGTGCAACAGTCAATAGGTTGCTTTTGCTTTTTTATGGAAGTCTTGCCATGCCAGAAATAGTTCTAGCGGTTGGTTTACTTTCTCTTTTTTCTTTTTTTTCCGTTTCTCTTGGTGCAACAACATTGGTTGTTGGACATACACTCCTCGGTCTTGGTTATGTAATTCCCATTCTGCATGGGCGCTTTGTTGAGCTTGATGTTAATCTTATTGAAGCATCATATGATCTTGGTGCGACTAAACGACAAACTTTTTTTAAGATTGTATTGCCATTATTGGCACCAGCACTAATTGCTGCAGGACTTTTGGTTTTTATTATTTCACTTGATGATTTTATTATTTCATTTTTTTGTGCAGGTGCATCCGTTCAAACATTACCATTGTATATTTTTACTGTGATTCGCACAGGGGCATCACCAATGTTGAATGCATTGTCAACGATCATGCTCATTATCAGTAGTTTGTTGGTGATTGTCTTTTCGCTTTTACATGTAAAGAAAGTAAGGATACCAAAATGA
- a CDS encoding ABC transporter permease, whose protein sequence is MKIKETIREFISKNSSFILTVPAVLWQVLFLYVPLVLVIFISLQRVADSSLFDVTFSHYVTLFNIAYLYIIARSAFVALCVTFFCLILAYPVAYFLALRVDSRWKNGLLFLLTLPFWTNFLIQIYSWVFVLDYNGLINTALLKMGVIQEPLHMINNMYAIIVVMIYYYLPFMMMPLYSILEKIQHDMLEASMDLGATHWQTFKRITIPLSMSGVKTGVFLVFVPAFGEFAIPAIIGGGQQMFVGSLVSHYFLAARDNQLGAAFTMLSGFVLLICALLFNWWCKVPLQAIQKEVE, encoded by the coding sequence ATGAAAATTAAAGAAACAATCAGAGAATTTATTTCTAAAAATTCATCATTTATACTTACAGTACCAGCAGTTTTATGGCAGGTACTATTTTTGTATGTACCGCTTGTGCTTGTTATTTTTATTAGTTTGCAGCGGGTTGCAGATTCATCGTTATTTGATGTGACATTTTCTCATTATGTTACTCTTTTTAACATAGCTTATTTGTATATTATTGCGCGCTCAGCTTTTGTAGCTTTGTGCGTCACATTTTTTTGTCTAATCTTAGCATATCCTGTTGCCTATTTTCTTGCATTGCGTGTAGATTCTCGTTGGAAAAACGGGCTACTTTTTTTGCTAACGCTACCATTTTGGACCAATTTTTTAATCCAAATTTATTCATGGGTATTTGTGCTTGATTATAATGGATTGATCAATACTGCGTTATTGAAAATGGGTGTTATTCAAGAGCCGCTTCACATGATTAACAATATGTACGCCATTATTGTTGTGATGATTTATTATTACTTACCTTTTATGATGATGCCTTTGTATAGTATTTTAGAAAAAATTCAGCATGATATGCTGGAAGCTTCTATGGATCTTGGTGCAACTCATTGGCAAACTTTTAAGCGTATTACGATACCTCTTTCAATGTCGGGAGTAAAAACGGGGGTTTTCTTGGTGTTTGTTCCAGCATTTGGTGAATTTGCGATTCCTGCAATTATAGGTGGCGGTCAACAAATGTTTGTTGGTTCACTGGTGTCGCATTACTTTTTAGCTGCGCGTGATAATCAATTGGGAGCGGCATTTACGATGCTTAGTGGATTTGTACTTTTGATTTGTGCATTATTATTTAATTGGTGGTGTAAAGTTCCTTTGCAAGCAATACAAAAAGAGGTGGAATAG
- the gltX gene encoding glutamate--tRNA ligase, whose amino-acid sequence MQKVRVRFAPSPTGMMHLGNVRAALINFLFAKQKQGVFVLRIEDTDAQRMFDPQAQKIIEDLAWLGLSYDEGPHVGGPYAPYYQSERTHLYQEQLTALEKKNLIYRCFCTEQDLEKKRLRQQALKLPPRYDRTCMALTQAEIDRLLADKTSYIWRFKCDHNLSLTINDLAHSTITFSMSNFSDFAVTRQDGSFTFIFANFVDDLLMDITHIFRGEDHLSNTANQAALFHAVNAQLPTYWHLPILCNIEGKKLSKRDFGFSLRDLKDAGFLPEAVANYVSIIGASFKDEIMPLDALAANFNFDNIHSSGRITYDVEKLKWVNKNWITRYEPEKLTAQCRPLLEAAYENATDIDQATMTQLLQTIKSELTTTNDAVHALEFYFVEPHVTIADIEACIPKTAYEPLKHIINEHKNLLLTNHAEFAQHIKVAAKNNNIPLKELFWFLRLSMMGKTNGPGIAELVEMLGGKEAFNRIEKTLNLLS is encoded by the coding sequence ATGCAAAAAGTTCGTGTGCGCTTTGCTCCGTCTCCTACTGGCATGATGCACTTAGGCAATGTTCGCGCAGCACTCATCAATTTTCTTTTCGCAAAGCAAAAACAAGGTGTTTTTGTCTTGCGCATCGAAGACACTGACGCTCAACGCATGTTTGACCCACAAGCACAAAAAATTATTGAAGATCTTGCTTGGCTTGGACTTTCATACGATGAAGGCCCTCATGTTGGTGGCCCATATGCACCATATTACCAATCTGAACGCACACACCTCTATCAAGAACAGTTAACCGCTCTTGAGAAGAAAAACTTAATTTATCGTTGTTTTTGCACTGAACAAGATTTGGAAAAAAAACGATTGCGCCAACAAGCCCTCAAACTTCCACCACGCTATGATCGCACATGCATGGCACTAACACAAGCAGAAATTGACCGTCTTTTGGCAGATAAAACTTCCTATATTTGGCGCTTTAAGTGTGACCATAACCTTTCTCTAACCATTAACGACTTGGCTCATAGTACCATCACTTTTAGCATGAGTAATTTTTCTGACTTTGCTGTCACCCGCCAAGACGGTAGTTTTACGTTTATTTTCGCGAATTTTGTTGACGATCTTCTGATGGATATTACCCATATTTTCCGCGGAGAAGACCACTTATCAAACACTGCAAACCAAGCCGCTCTTTTCCATGCAGTCAATGCTCAGCTTCCCACATACTGGCACTTACCCATTTTATGTAATATAGAGGGCAAAAAACTTTCCAAACGTGATTTTGGATTTTCACTGCGCGATTTAAAAGACGCTGGTTTTTTACCTGAAGCAGTTGCCAATTATGTTTCTATTATTGGAGCTTCTTTTAAAGATGAGATAATGCCACTCGACGCACTTGCGGCAAATTTTAATTTTGACAATATCCATTCATCTGGTCGCATTACGTATGACGTTGAAAAATTAAAGTGGGTTAACAAAAATTGGATTACTCGTTATGAGCCAGAAAAATTAACTGCTCAATGTCGTCCTCTTTTGGAAGCTGCTTACGAAAATGCAACAGATATTGATCAAGCAACAATGACACAACTACTGCAAACAATTAAATCGGAACTAACAACTACTAATGATGCAGTACATGCCCTTGAATTTTATTTTGTTGAACCACACGTAACAATTGCCGATATTGAAGCATGCATACCAAAAACAGCGTACGAACCACTCAAACACATTATTAATGAGCACAAAAATTTGTTGCTCACAAATCACGCAGAATTTGCACAGCACATAAAAGTAGCGGCAAAAAATAACAACATACCGCTTAAAGAATTATTTTGGTTTTTACGACTTTCCATGATGGGCAAGACAAACGGCCCGGGAATTGCAGAACTTGTCGAAATGCTTGGTGGCAAAGAAGCGTTTAACAGAATAGAAAAGACATTAAACCTGCTCAGTTGA
- a CDS encoding acylphosphatase: MKKCLKITLTSSVPDGGFRDSVQSAARKLGVEGTVQFVEPNEIVIIACGSKDNIDSFLDNLHQGFGINVPEDVQVEPFLKEKDYRGIFRILE, translated from the coding sequence ATGAAGAAATGTCTAAAAATTACTTTGACATCGAGTGTGCCAGATGGAGGTTTTCGAGATTCTGTTCAGTCAGCTGCGCGAAAATTAGGTGTGGAAGGAACGGTGCAGTTTGTTGAGCCGAATGAAATTGTTATCATTGCGTGTGGTTCAAAAGATAATATTGATTCTTTTCTTGATAATCTTCATCAAGGCTTTGGTATTAATGTCCCTGAAGATGTACAAGTTGAACCATTTTTAAAAGAGAAAGATTACAGAGGAATTTTTCGGATTTTGGAGTAA